In Bacteroides coprosuis DSM 18011, the following are encoded in one genomic region:
- a CDS encoding Tryptophan synthase alpha chain (COGs: COG0159 Tryptophan synthase alpha chain~HAMAP: Tryptophan synthase, alpha chain~InterPro IPR002028~KEGG: pdi:BDI_0586 tryptophan synthase subunit alpha~PFAM: Tryptophan synthase, alpha chain~PRIAM: Tryptophan synthase~SPTR: Tryptophan synthase alpha chain;~TIGRFAM: Tryptophan synthase, alpha chain~IMG reference gene:2504107526~PFAM: Tryptophan synthase alpha chain~TIGRFAM: tryptophan synthase, alpha subunit), whose amino-acid sequence MNRINQLFKEKKRNITSIYFTAGYPHLEDTVPTLLALEKQGVDLVEIGIPFSDPIADGPVIQQSSIQALQNGMSLSKLFSQLQGLRQKIHIPLLFMGYFNAILQYGFEEFCQSCRAVGVDGVIIPDLPFEEYEKVYKPIVERYDLSFILLITPETSEKRIRAIDAVTHGFIYMVSSASTTGTQATFNSSKIEYFKRIRSLNLKNPCLIGFGISNKSTLEDAFEYAQGAIIGSKFISLLSTEKSPDDSISELYKSLNEI is encoded by the coding sequence ATGAATAGAATCAATCAATTGTTTAAAGAGAAAAAGAGAAACATCACTTCTATCTATTTCACAGCGGGATACCCTCATTTAGAAGATACCGTGCCTACATTATTAGCTTTAGAAAAGCAAGGTGTCGATTTAGTTGAAATAGGTATTCCGTTTTCAGATCCCATTGCCGATGGTCCTGTTATTCAACAAAGTAGTATTCAGGCACTCCAAAATGGAATGTCACTTTCCAAACTTTTCAGTCAGTTACAAGGACTAAGGCAGAAAATACATATTCCACTTCTCTTTATGGGGTATTTCAATGCGATATTGCAATATGGGTTTGAGGAGTTTTGCCAATCTTGTCGGGCAGTAGGAGTTGATGGTGTTATCATTCCCGATTTGCCTTTTGAAGAATACGAAAAAGTGTATAAACCCATTGTAGAGCGTTACGACCTCTCTTTTATTCTGCTAATCACACCCGAAACTTCCGAAAAAAGAATCCGAGCTATTGATGCTGTCACTCATGGGTTTATCTATATGGTATCTTCGGCTTCTACTACAGGTACACAAGCTACTTTCAATTCATCCAAAATAGAGTATTTTAAACGCATAAGGAGTTTGAATTTAAAGAATCCTTGCCTGATCGGTTTTGGTATCTCCAATAAATCCACCCTCGAAGATGCTTTTGAATACGCACAAGGGGCGATTATTGGTAGCAAATTCATTAGTTTGCTAAGTACAGAGAAATCTCCCGACGATTCTATTTCAGAATTATACAAATCTCTCAATGAGATATGA
- a CDS encoding hypothetical protein (KEGG: pdi:BDI_3204 hypothetical protein~SPTR: Putative transmembrane protein;~IMG reference gene:2504107525~PFAM: Predicted membrane protein (DUF2154)), which yields MNSSNEYEYYKKPKGNNSILALLLIIIGVLFLLRNMGILSYSVTHFVFSWQMLLIALGVWSVSKKQNTSGAILIVLGAIFLIPKLDLFFPDLNLRLITRNTWPIFLIGFGIYLYFSNSSYKKDKRKEFEKKYGTAFNKENSSGSSSTDGAENQKAEEESQTSHTQSSSNQSSSNQSEDSTDFLSEDFIFSSTFRHILSQNIVGGDIRVVFGQVIFDLRGAQLKNNKVIIDADIVFGNAVFYVPNHWKVIINSQSVLGSFSDKRFYSFHKTESTEKAPTLIITGSCVFGSGEIKS from the coding sequence ATGAATAGTTCAAACGAATATGAGTATTATAAAAAGCCAAAAGGAAACAATTCTATCCTTGCTTTACTGTTGATCATTATAGGTGTACTCTTTCTTCTACGAAATATGGGCATACTTTCCTACTCAGTAACCCATTTTGTATTCTCGTGGCAGATGCTACTTATCGCCTTAGGGGTATGGAGTGTTTCTAAGAAGCAAAATACCTCGGGTGCCATACTGATAGTTTTGGGTGCTATTTTTCTTATTCCTAAACTAGATCTATTCTTCCCAGACTTAAATCTCCGTTTGATCACCCGAAACACTTGGCCTATCTTCCTTATTGGTTTTGGGATTTATCTGTATTTTAGCAATTCTAGTTATAAAAAAGATAAGCGTAAAGAGTTTGAGAAAAAATACGGAACAGCTTTTAATAAGGAAAACTCATCTGGTTCCAGTTCTACAGATGGAGCTGAGAACCAAAAGGCAGAAGAAGAGAGTCAGACTAGCCATACTCAATCTAGCTCTAATCAATCTAGCTCTAATCAATCAGAAGACAGTACAGATTTCTTGAGTGAAGACTTTATCTTTAGTTCTACATTTCGACATATCCTTTCTCAAAATATAGTAGGGGGAGATATTCGTGTTGTCTTTGGTCAGGTGATATTTGATTTGCGAGGTGCTCAATTAAAAAATAACAAAGTCATTATTGATGCTGATATTGTGTTTGGAAACGCGGTTTTCTATGTCCCAAATCATTGGAAGGTAATCATAAATAGCCAATCTGTTCTGGGAAGTTTTTCGGATAAGAGGTTCTATTCCTTTCATAAAACCGAATCAACAGAGAAAGCTCCAACCTTAATTATAACAGGTAGTTGTGTGTTTGGTAGTGGTGAAATAAAAAGCTAA
- a CDS encoding heavy metal efflux pump, CzcA family (COGs: COG3696 Putative silver efflux pump~InterPro IPR004763:IPR001036~KEGG: fjo:Fjoh_4295 CzcA family heavy metal efflux protein~PFAM: Acriflavin resistance protein~SPTR: Putative uncharacterized protein;~TIGRFAM: Heavy metal efflux pump CzcA~IMG reference gene:2504107522~PFAM: AcrB/AcrD/AcrF family~TIGRFAM: heavy metal efflux pump (cobalt-zinc-cadmium)) has protein sequence MHKFVKNIITFSLRNHILILFLTFLLFVIGITCYIHTPIEAYPDVTNTRVRIITQWPGRSAEELEKFVSLPIMRQMNTIPKKTDVRSVSLFGLSVVTIIFEDDVDDFFAQQNAANRLQNVDLPEGADSEIEPPSGATGEIFRYILESDLPIKEVTAIHEWVVENELLSVPGVASIASFGGEEKIYEIEVNPTLLQSFDVSPFELYDAVSSSNINVGGDIIDQGSQAFAIRGVGLLESIEDIENILIKSNEGVPVCVKDVAKVHISAKPRLGQVGFNDQDDVVQGIVVMLRGENPSEVIHVLKDKIEDLNERVLPSNVQIKPFLDRTTLVDTTVHTVLKNLIGGMVLVSLVVFIFLYNWRTTVIVASVIPLSFLFAITMLRIQGLPANLISMGALDFGLLLEGTLVIVESIFVGLEKRSRYLGRAFQPSLKGGVIKKHTNKVAPHIFFAQLILMVALLPILSFQKVEGKMFSPLAFTLGYALLGSLLLSLTYVPVMAKLLLHKPIETKNNKFSAGCMKLLHELFLYSCKHKKATLITFVLLLVGCVVRFSFWGTEFIPQMNEGAIYVRATLPNSINLKESVRLTQQMKADIQTLEEVKFILTQTGRPNDGTDPTGFFNIEFHVELKPEKEWKRKYSKEELINQIEEKLNQYPGINLGFSQPIQDNVEEYVAGVKSSLVIKVFGDDLYELEDTAQQIAQTIEPIEGVEDVSIFNSIGLPELKIDLQERKLAQYGVSVADAQSAIEMAIGGKAATQFYEEERIFDLVIRYAAPYRSSQEQIGNLLIPSAHGNYVALQELATISSITSPTFIYREDNSRYVSIGFSIRNRDLGSTIAEAQKKVKEHVSLPHKQKIEWAGEFESQQRATQRLIVIVPAALLIILLLLYFHFGNLKDTLIAASAMPYAFIGGFISLWVTHTIFGISAGIGFIILFGIVSIDSILLVSLMKHEMHAHDSLQSAIYSAIHQRIRPVLMIAFMGSMGLLPAALSTGMGSEIQRPLAIMIVGGIMICMILSFTVLPQVFYFAYHKDRKIKG, from the coding sequence ATGCACAAGTTCGTTAAAAACATAATTACCTTTTCGCTTCGCAATCACATCTTAATCCTTTTCCTCACATTCCTTTTATTTGTAATAGGAATCACTTGCTACATTCATACCCCCATTGAAGCGTATCCCGATGTAACCAATACCCGTGTGAGAATTATTACGCAATGGCCAGGTAGAAGTGCTGAAGAACTAGAGAAGTTTGTCTCTCTACCCATCATGAGGCAGATGAATACCATTCCCAAAAAGACTGATGTTCGGTCTGTTTCACTGTTTGGCTTATCGGTAGTGACTATTATTTTTGAAGATGATGTAGATGATTTCTTTGCTCAACAAAATGCAGCCAACCGACTACAAAATGTGGATCTACCCGAAGGGGCAGATTCTGAAATTGAACCCCCATCAGGTGCAACGGGAGAGATCTTTCGCTATATCCTAGAGAGTGATTTACCCATCAAAGAGGTGACAGCCATACATGAATGGGTAGTAGAAAATGAATTGCTTTCTGTACCAGGAGTAGCAAGTATAGCTAGCTTTGGGGGTGAAGAGAAGATTTATGAGATAGAAGTGAACCCCACTTTACTCCAGTCTTTTGACGTTTCTCCTTTTGAGTTGTATGATGCCGTAAGTAGCAGCAACATCAATGTTGGGGGAGATATTATAGATCAAGGTAGCCAAGCATTTGCGATCCGAGGAGTGGGGTTGCTAGAGTCTATTGAAGACATTGAGAATATCTTGATAAAGAGCAATGAGGGTGTGCCTGTTTGCGTAAAGGATGTAGCCAAGGTACATATCTCAGCCAAACCCAGATTAGGTCAGGTGGGGTTCAATGACCAAGATGATGTGGTGCAAGGTATTGTAGTGATGCTCCGAGGCGAGAACCCCAGTGAGGTGATTCATGTACTCAAAGATAAAATTGAAGATTTAAACGAACGAGTATTACCCTCCAACGTACAAATCAAACCTTTCTTAGATCGTACTACATTGGTAGATACTACGGTACATACCGTATTGAAAAATCTTATTGGGGGTATGGTGCTTGTATCCTTAGTAGTATTTATCTTCTTATACAATTGGCGAACTACCGTGATTGTAGCTTCTGTTATTCCTCTCTCTTTCTTGTTTGCCATTACGATGCTTCGCATACAAGGTTTGCCTGCCAATTTAATATCTATGGGTGCTTTAGATTTTGGACTTCTGCTAGAGGGAACTTTAGTTATTGTAGAGTCTATCTTTGTAGGGTTAGAGAAACGAAGTCGCTACCTAGGTCGTGCCTTCCAACCCTCGCTAAAGGGAGGTGTGATTAAGAAACATACCAACAAGGTAGCCCCACATATCTTCTTTGCCCAGCTGATTTTAATGGTGGCTTTACTCCCCATTCTCTCTTTCCAAAAGGTAGAAGGGAAGATGTTCTCTCCTTTGGCTTTTACTTTAGGATATGCACTCTTAGGTTCTCTGTTACTGAGCCTAACGTATGTACCCGTAATGGCCAAACTCTTGCTGCACAAACCAATTGAAACGAAGAACAATAAGTTTAGTGCAGGTTGTATGAAGCTTTTGCATGAGCTGTTTCTGTATAGCTGTAAACATAAAAAAGCCACTCTCATTACCTTTGTCCTTCTATTGGTGGGCTGCGTTGTTCGTTTTAGCTTTTGGGGAACCGAGTTTATTCCTCAAATGAATGAAGGGGCTATCTACGTGAGAGCTACCCTCCCCAACAGCATTAATCTGAAAGAGTCAGTACGACTTACTCAGCAGATGAAAGCCGATATACAAACACTAGAAGAGGTCAAGTTTATCCTCACACAGACAGGCAGACCCAATGATGGAACAGACCCAACAGGTTTCTTCAATATAGAGTTTCATGTGGAGCTGAAACCCGAAAAAGAATGGAAGAGAAAGTACAGTAAAGAGGAGTTGATTAACCAAATAGAAGAAAAGCTCAATCAGTATCCTGGTATCAATCTCGGATTTAGTCAGCCTATTCAAGACAATGTAGAGGAATATGTGGCGGGTGTAAAAAGTTCTCTCGTCATTAAGGTATTTGGAGATGATCTCTATGAGTTGGAAGATACGGCACAGCAGATTGCTCAAACCATAGAGCCCATAGAGGGAGTAGAAGATGTGAGTATCTTCAATAGCATCGGGCTGCCCGAGCTAAAGATTGATTTGCAGGAAAGGAAACTTGCTCAGTATGGTGTCTCTGTTGCCGATGCCCAGTCAGCCATAGAAATGGCCATAGGAGGTAAAGCAGCTACTCAGTTTTATGAGGAGGAACGCATCTTTGATTTAGTAATTCGCTATGCTGCACCGTATCGTTCTAGCCAAGAGCAAATAGGCAATCTATTAATTCCCTCTGCCCATGGCAACTATGTCGCTTTACAAGAGTTGGCTACTATTTCCTCTATCACTAGTCCCACATTCATTTATCGAGAAGACAACAGTCGGTATGTGAGCATTGGCTTTAGCATTCGGAATAGAGATTTAGGCTCTACTATTGCTGAGGCTCAAAAGAAGGTAAAAGAACACGTTTCTTTGCCCCATAAGCAGAAGATAGAATGGGCAGGAGAGTTTGAAAGTCAGCAGAGAGCTACTCAAAGGCTGATTGTCATTGTGCCTGCTGCTCTGCTTATTATCTTGCTTTTGCTCTACTTCCACTTTGGCAACCTCAAAGATACTTTGATTGCTGCTAGTGCCATGCCCTATGCCTTTATTGGAGGGTTCATCTCGCTTTGGGTTACGCATACCATATTTGGCATATCGGCAGGGATTGGTTTTATCATCTTATTCGGTATTGTCTCTATTGATAGTATCTTACTCGTTTCACTTATGAAACACGAGATGCACGCTCACGACTCCTTACAATCTGCTATTTATTCTGCGATACATCAGCGTATCCGACCCGTACTTATGATTGCTTTTATGGGTTCTATGGGATTGTTACCTGCTGCATTATCGACAGGTATGGGTTCGGAAATTCAAAGACCTTTGGCCATTATGATTGTGGGAGGAATTATGATCTGTATGATCTTGTCTTTTACGGTATTACCACAAGTCTTTTATTTTGCTTATCATAAGGATCGAAAAATAAAGGGCTAA
- a CDS encoding outer membrane efflux protein (COGs: COG1538 Outer membrane protein~InterPro IPR003423~KEGG: dfe:Dfer_1811 outer membrane efflux protein~PFAM: Outer membrane efflux protein~SPTR: Outer membrane efflux protein;~IMG reference gene:2504107524~PFAM: Outer membrane efflux protein), whose amino-acid sequence MRYKILAFIGLLQLPHVATSQELWSLQEAEQLFLNQNIEIQEGKAELYVAESAIQQAKLFNNPELTLEQVNLWSTQSQRDGESTVIPPVIGSVGKNTQFSIGIEQEIRLGGKRKKGVQLARLNHRLTSLKQAYSSEEALLHFRSLLFEKDYYKAYQLTLREELDLLHQVSQTYEKQRELGFISTSDLLRIQAAEYVVEQEYMEANQAWSQLNELIHSLLGRSITEQIEIDYSSIRFELPDILEQHELHHPLLQMGQEEIQLKRKSLALEKAQKIPDIRLSGNYDRHGGVWPNFIGFGIRFTLPIWNRNQGNIKAAQTLLDLEQSKLDAQRIALQNKIHTELNTYNQLVAFREKITQDFTDESLKQIQQSYLKNLLQKNISLIEFLDFTDTYKERQKILLETDRKLHTQYFTLRYTLGHKTTHYEN is encoded by the coding sequence ATGAGATATAAGATTCTAGCGTTTATAGGGCTCCTCCAGCTACCCCATGTAGCCACTAGTCAGGAGCTATGGTCTCTCCAAGAGGCAGAACAACTATTTTTAAACCAAAACATTGAAATCCAAGAGGGAAAGGCTGAACTGTATGTTGCAGAATCGGCTATTCAACAAGCCAAACTATTCAACAATCCCGAGCTCACTCTAGAGCAAGTGAATCTATGGAGTACCCAGAGCCAAAGAGATGGAGAAAGTACAGTGATACCTCCAGTTATTGGTTCGGTAGGGAAGAATACTCAGTTCTCTATCGGCATTGAGCAAGAGATTCGACTAGGGGGTAAGCGTAAAAAAGGGGTTCAGCTGGCCCGATTGAATCATCGGCTGACTAGTCTTAAGCAAGCCTATAGCAGTGAGGAGGCTCTTTTGCATTTTCGTTCACTCCTCTTTGAGAAAGATTACTATAAAGCCTATCAGCTAACCCTCCGTGAAGAGCTAGACTTGCTCCACCAAGTATCACAAACCTACGAAAAGCAGAGAGAGCTAGGTTTTATCTCTACCAGCGATTTACTACGCATTCAAGCTGCCGAATATGTGGTGGAGCAAGAATATATGGAAGCAAATCAAGCTTGGAGCCAACTGAATGAGTTGATTCATTCACTCTTGGGTAGAAGCATTACAGAGCAGATTGAGATTGATTATTCATCAATACGTTTTGAACTCCCCGATATTCTAGAGCAGCACGAACTGCACCACCCTTTGCTACAAATGGGGCAAGAAGAGATTCAACTAAAGAGGAAGAGTTTGGCTTTGGAAAAGGCTCAAAAGATTCCCGATATCCGATTATCGGGCAATTATGATAGACATGGAGGGGTATGGCCCAATTTCATTGGGTTTGGTATCCGTTTTACCCTCCCTATATGGAATCGGAATCAAGGGAACATAAAAGCAGCTCAAACGCTTTTGGATTTAGAGCAAAGCAAACTCGATGCCCAAAGAATAGCTTTGCAAAACAAGATTCACACAGAGCTAAATACCTACAACCAACTGGTTGCTTTTAGAGAAAAGATAACACAAGATTTTACCGATGAGAGTTTGAAGCAGATTCAGCAAAGCTATCTAAAGAATCTACTCCAAAAGAACATTAGCTTGATAGAGTTTCTCGATTTCACAGACACCTACAAAGAAAGACAGAAAATTCTATTGGAAACAGATCGGAAACTTCACACTCAATACTTCACATTACGCTATACACTTGGACATAAAACAACTCATTATGAAAACTAA
- a CDS encoding efflux transporter, RND family, MFP subunit (COGs: COG0845 Membrane-fusion protein~InterPro IPR006143~KEGG: fjo:Fjoh_4294 RND family efflux transporter MFP subunit~SPTR: Efflux transporter, RND family, MFP subunit;~TIGRFAM: Secretion protein HlyD~IMG reference gene:2504107523~TIGRFAM: RND family efflux transporter, MFP subunit), with translation MKTKYLFLITILTCSACSSSTSESTASDSFDPRILEEVVAEKTAHQQVLTFNGLVAVNEDKLYQYKAPEEGIVEQIYFAMGDFIQKGERLLTFKSPHYNALQNELLANRKNVAIQQRGLASAKSLYEDQLLSHEEYLTAESNLELAQQELAQVQNTLAIYGTPIADNLFEIRAKQSGYVIQKDITPFLTIGKEDHLLSIADLSTLWIQVQIHPTQIPLIRKGNRVDIHSATYPQEVFKGEIFQLSPIIDPKEKVMHALIVVNNESFKLKPSMVVEVQVKLDNPTTQVVVPTEALIFDENEQHIVTRRGEEYQVNLVKGANRYKDSTFILEGIKEGDTVITKNNLLIYNHLKNKSH, from the coding sequence ATGAAAACTAAATATCTATTCTTAATTACCATACTTACTTGCAGTGCATGCTCTAGTTCGACATCAGAGAGTACTGCTTCAGATTCTTTTGATCCACGCATCTTAGAAGAAGTTGTTGCAGAAAAAACCGCTCATCAACAGGTTCTTACCTTCAATGGTTTGGTTGCAGTCAATGAAGATAAACTGTACCAATACAAAGCACCCGAAGAAGGAATAGTAGAACAAATCTATTTTGCTATGGGCGATTTTATCCAGAAAGGAGAGCGACTGCTCACCTTTAAGTCTCCTCATTATAATGCGCTGCAAAATGAGTTGTTGGCTAACCGAAAGAACGTAGCCATTCAACAACGAGGATTGGCAAGTGCTAAGAGTTTGTATGAAGATCAATTACTCTCCCACGAAGAGTACCTCACAGCAGAGTCCAACTTAGAGTTGGCTCAACAGGAATTGGCTCAAGTTCAAAATACCCTTGCTATTTATGGTACACCGATTGCCGATAATCTTTTTGAGATTCGAGCAAAGCAAAGTGGTTATGTGATTCAGAAAGACATCACACCCTTTCTCACCATTGGCAAAGAGGATCATTTGCTAAGTATTGCCGATTTATCTACACTCTGGATTCAGGTACAAATACACCCCACACAGATTCCCCTGATAAGAAAAGGGAATAGGGTTGATATTCATTCAGCTACTTACCCTCAGGAGGTTTTTAAGGGAGAAATCTTTCAGCTATCTCCCATTATTGATCCCAAAGAGAAGGTAATGCATGCCTTAATTGTGGTAAATAATGAGAGTTTTAAATTAAAGCCTTCTATGGTTGTAGAGGTGCAAGTAAAACTAGACAACCCAACAACACAAGTAGTTGTACCCACAGAAGCATTAATCTTTGATGAGAACGAACAGCATATTGTAACCCGTAGAGGAGAAGAGTATCAAGTAAACCTTGTAAAGGGAGCCAACCGATATAAGGACTCTACTTTTATACTTGAAGGAATAAAAGAGGGGGATACTGTAATCACAAAAAACAATTTATTGATTTACAATCATCTTAAAAACAAATCACACTAA